In Planctomycetia bacterium, one genomic interval encodes:
- a CDS encoding glutathione S-transferase N-terminal domain-containing protein, with product MIDLHYVRTPNGLKIAIMLEEVQLQYRIINYDMFAGEHLKAQFKKINPNHKLPAIIDLEPEDQAGPFPVFESGAILMYLARKSGRLLPSEFRRQFIALQWLNWQVAGLGPMIGQAAHFVRYAPEGQAYGIARYTREARRLLNVLDGRLGEAEYLAEEYSIADIACWPWVQNIGNFDMKLTEFPSILRWSGAIMSRPAVLSATQSLTTGVPSAYLERRMTLTPEQWSNMFGDNLLHATRRPEA from the coding sequence ATGATCGATCTCCACTATGTGCGCACGCCGAATGGACTAAAGATCGCGATCATGCTGGAGGAGGTCCAACTACAGTACAGAATCATCAACTACGATATGTTTGCCGGCGAGCATCTCAAAGCGCAGTTCAAGAAAATCAATCCCAATCACAAATTGCCGGCCATCATCGATCTTGAGCCGGAGGATCAAGCGGGCCCGTTTCCGGTATTCGAATCCGGGGCCATCTTGATGTATTTGGCGAGGAAATCGGGCAGGCTCCTTCCGTCCGAATTTCGCCGGCAGTTCATCGCGCTGCAGTGGCTAAATTGGCAGGTTGCTGGGCTGGGGCCAATGATCGGACAGGCGGCCCATTTCGTGCGATACGCGCCGGAGGGGCAAGCCTATGGCATCGCCAGATACACGCGCGAGGCGCGGCGTCTGTTGAACGTCCTCGACGGCAGGCTAGGCGAAGCGGAGTATCTCGCCGAAGAGTATTCGATCGCTGATATCGCCTGCTGGCCTTGGGTTCAGAATATTGGAAACTTCGATATGAAGCTAACCGAGTTCCCGTCCATTCTTCGCTGGTCCGGCGCGATAATGTCACGTCCCGCCGTCTTGTCGGCAACCCAGTCACTCACGACAGGAGTTCCCTCAGCCTATTTGGAGAGGCGGATGACGCTTACCCCAGAGCAGTGGTCAAACATGTTTGGCGATAATCTACTCCACGCCACACGCAGACCGGAGGCATAA